In Acidimicrobiales bacterium, the genomic stretch CATAAGGCCGGAGTATGCATCGTGTTACGCCTTGCTGTGCCCTAAGTGGGGGCCAATGGGGGAGTTGGGCGACCGTCTCACGACGAGCAACGGTAGGTCGTGGACCTGGCGTCTGTGGCCGCTATCAAGTCCCTCTGACTCCACTGACTCGTGTGTCCGGCGCCTGTTGTAAACCTTCGAGAATGGTTATTGACGACGTGTTCAGGGTTCGAAGAGCCGAACAAGCGGACTATGTGGCTGCGACAGAAGTTCTCCTCCGCTCGCGCCATGCGTCAGTGCCGGCAATTCCACCTCTTGTACATCTTGACGAGGAAGCAAAGAAACACTTTGTCCAAACCGTCATGCCATCTACTGAGGTATGGGTAACCGAAACCGACGGTGCTATCTCCGGTGTACTGGTTCTAAACGGAAACTGGATCGAACAGTTGTACATCGACCCAACTCGGACCAATCACGGACTTGGCACCGCACTTATTGAACAGGCGAAAGTCGAACACCCGGAAGCCCTTGAACTCTGGACGTTCGAAAGCAACCGAGGGGCACAGCGCTTCTATGAACGACATGGCTTTCGGGCTGTCGGAAAAACTGGCGGTGACAACGAAGAGGGAGAGCCAGACATCCACTACCGGTGGGCGAGTGGAAATATGGCGTTCGATGACCGTGTTGATACACAGAGGCTGTCGACAGGCACACTGGGGCGGTGAGCCGAACAACCGTCGTGCACAACCAGGTCGACGAATACGACGTCTACATCGGACGCGCTGTACCTGAGCTCGGTATAGGTGACAGCAAATGGGGAAACCCATTCGTGATGGCTAATGAAAGCGACGC encodes the following:
- a CDS encoding GNAT family N-acetyltransferase, whose translation is MVIDDVFRVRRAEQADYVAATEVLLRSRHASVPAIPPLVHLDEEAKKHFVQTVMPSTEVWVTETDGAISGVLVLNGNWIEQLYIDPTRTNHGLGTALIEQAKVEHPEALELWTFESNRGAQRFYERHGFRAVGKTGGDNEEGEPDIHYRWASGNMAFDDRVDTQRLSTGTLGR